The segment GTTTTAAGAATTTTACACCTATTACCTACAGCTAATGAATAGTCGGGAATATCTTTTGAAACCACAGATCCCGCACCTATCGTACACCACTTACCTATTTTTACACCTGGCAAAATAGTAGTACCTGCACCTATCCACGAGCCTTCTCCTACCTGCACATTTCCACAAAGTGTACTATTTGGAGATATATGTACAAAATTAGCTATTTTACATTCATGATCTATACTACAAGCTGTATTTATAATAGAATGATTTCCTACTTCAACCTCTACTTGTAATACGGCACCCTGCATAATGACCGTACCCTCACCTATCATAGCATGTGGTGATACAATAGCACTAGGATGTATCAAGCTTAAATATTTTGCTTGATACTTTTGAGCTAATCGACTTCTAATCTCATTATTACCAATACTTATAATCATCTCCATATTTTTTTGGATAGACGACGATGGGTAAACCGAGTAATTTAACAGTTGTGAGATTGCTTCATTATCATCAAATAATCCTTGAATAGGTATATTTAATGCTTCTGCTATGTCTATAACCACTTTTGCATGTCCACTTGCTCCATATAAATACATAACTTCTTCTTTTTTAATTCCCTTTGAAAGGTTCCATCGTTACACTCGTATCTGATGATATACCTTCTCTTTTAAACACCTTTTGTATGGTCATACACACAATCTTTAGATCTAAACAAAAAGAAAGATTTTTCACATACCATACATCTAATTCAAATTTTTTTTGCCACGATATTGCATTTCTACCATTAACCTGTGCCCATCCTGTTATACCAGGACGTACATCATGACGATGAGCTTGACGTTCGTTATACAAAGGCAAATACTCTACAAGCAAAGGGCGTGGACCAATTAAAGACATATCGCCCTTTAATACATTTATTAATTGAGGAATTTCATCTAAAGAGGTACTTCTTACAAACTTTCCTACCCGTGTTAATCTTTGTACATCTGGTAATAAGTTACCTTTTTCATCCCTCTCATCCGTCATTGTTTTAAACTTAATTACTTTAAATATCTTACCCTTCTTACCTGGACGAGATTGAGTAAAAAAAGCTCCTGCTCCTTTATTCGCAAAGTGCAACCAAATGGTTACCACTATCAATATTGGGCTTATGTATATTAATGCAATAAGTGCAATACAGAAATCAAAGAATCTCTTTAAAAAATATATGTACATAGCTATTCTGTTATATCTTTAGTTTTCAAATGTCTTTTGGTTTTGTTCAGCCTCTTGTCCCTTACTATTATAAACTTGTATATATAAGTATTTCCACTATTAGATAAAACTCCTTTCTTTACATTACCCTCTCTATTATATGGATAAAACTCGAGGAGTAAAATAAATCACACAAAGAATCTCTATATAGTTACTCAATTTGTCTATCTGTATAGTAGTATATGCCTTTTCCCTAACAGATAGTTTATTACCTCCACCCCTTCTCTCTGCATCTGTATCCTTTCTAAGTTCCAATATGAATTTGTCTTAGCATCTAATATACTCAATATTCTATAATTTTATATTCACCATATATTTTTCCATCGATGCATTCTTAATCAAAGAAAAGATTAGCTACTTCGTTTTTTATCTATCGTGTCAATGCCAACAAATTCCATATATTCTTATCAAGTATCCATTTATCTTAATATTTTCTTATACAAATCATCTACTAACGGCCACATCACTTTAAAGTCATACCATTCAAGTACACATTTGCGACCATTCTTACCAAGTATATTGCGTAAGTTTACATCAAGCATTTTTCCCATACCTTCACAAATACTTTCTGCAGAAAGATCTATGTATTCACCTGTCTTATGTTCAACAATTGCATCCACACATCCATGTGCACGGCTATTTAGTATAGGTTTCTCCATTGCTGAAGCTTCAAGTACGCACATACCAAAACCCTCTCGATGAGAGGGAAATACAAAAACATCGAGCATTGAATAA is part of the Bacteroides coprosuis DSM 18011 genome and harbors:
- a CDS encoding sugar O-acyltransferase, sialic acid O-acetyltransferase NeuD family (COGs: COG0663 Carbonic anhydrase/acetyltransferase isoleucine patch superfamily~InterPro IPR020019:IPR001451~KEGG: bfs:BF0750 putative acetyltransferase~SPTR: Putative uncharacterized protein;~TIGRFAM: Sialic acid O-acyltransferase, NeuD~IMG reference gene:2504107570~PFAM: Bacterial transferase hexapeptide (three repeats)~TIGRFAM: sugar O-acyltransferase, sialic acid O-acetyltransferase NeuD family), with amino-acid sequence MYLYGASGHAKVVIDIAEALNIPIQGLFDDNEAISQLLNYSVYPSSSIQKNMEMIISIGNNEIRSRLAQKYQAKYLSLIHPSAIVSPHAMIGEGTVIMQGAVLQVEVEVGNHSIINTACSIDHECKIANFVHISPNSTLCGNVQVGEGSWIGAGTTILPGVKIGKWCTIGAGSVVSKDIPDYSLAVGNRCKILKTLK
- a CDS encoding Undecaprenyl-phosphate galactose phosphotransferase (COGs: COG2148 Sugar transferase involved in lipopolysaccharide synthesis~InterPro IPR003362~KEGG: bfr:BF1110 putative undecaprenyl-phosphate glycosyl-1-phosphate transferase~PFAM: Bacterial sugar transferase~PRIAM: Undecaprenyl-phosphate galactose phosphotransferase~SPTR: Putative uncharacterized protein;~IMG reference gene:2504107571~PFAM: Bacterial sugar transferase), with the translated sequence MYIYFLKRFFDFCIALIALIYISPILIVVTIWLHFANKGAGAFFTQSRPGKKGKIFKVIKFKTMTDERDEKGNLLPDVQRLTRVGKFVRSTSLDEIPQLINVLKGDMSLIGPRPLLVEYLPLYNERQAHRHDVRPGITGWAQVNGRNAISWQKKFELDVWYVKNLSFCLDLKIVCMTIQKVFKREGISSDTSVTMEPFKGN